The following proteins are co-located in the Desulfurococcus amylolyticus Z-533 genome:
- a CDS encoding RIO1 family regulatory kinase/ATPase: MLPGEIYKSLTDKDFKVLAAIEKGISRGMEYVALETIERISGLHEGEVILVLGKLHELGLVRRKTIAGYKAYRLTYIGYDMLAFRTLVNKNILEALGNKIGVGKESEIYIGLAPGGLKVVVKVLRIGRTSFQRTRLLRSWSSNKVSTTWYEESKLAAEREFKALKTLSSINALVPVPLGYNRHVIVTEYIEGVELYKRPELRKPEQVLEYIIDTISKAYREAGIVHGDLSEYNIIVTVSDEKPYVIDWPQYIYREEPNALQLLRRDVEYVVKFFNKVYGLNIDHMTIYNRIVSAG, translated from the coding sequence TTGCTCCCCGGTGAAATATATAAGTCGCTCACAGACAAGGACTTCAAGGTTCTCGCGGCCATCGAAAAAGGGATTTCGAGGGGAATGGAATATGTTGCCCTAGAGACCATAGAGAGGATCAGTGGCCTGCATGAAGGGGAGGTAATCCTAGTACTTGGCAAGCTCCATGAGCTTGGGTTAGTTAGGAGGAAGACTATAGCAGGCTATAAGGCGTATAGGTTGACATATATAGGCTATGATATGCTGGCTTTCAGGACCCTGGTCAACAAGAACATACTTGAGGCACTAGGAAATAAAATAGGGGTTGGCAAGGAGAGTGAAATATACATAGGGCTTGCACCAGGCGGTTTAAAGGTAGTGGTCAAGGTACTTAGGATCGGGAGAACCAGCTTTCAACGCACAAGGCTACTAAGATCTTGGAGTAGCAACAAGGTTTCAACCACATGGTATGAGGAGTCGAAGCTGGCTGCTGAGAGAGAGTTCAAAGCATTGAAAACCCTGTCCTCGATAAATGCACTTGTACCGGTTCCCCTGGGCTATAATAGACATGTAATTGTCACAGAGTACATTGAAGGCGTAGAGCTTTATAAACGCCCTGAGCTTAGGAAACCAGAACAGGTTCTCGAGTATATCATTGATACTATTAGTAAAGCATATAGGGAAGCCGGTATTGTACACGGGGATTTAAGCGAGTATAATATAATCGTAACGGTAAGCGATGAGAAACCCTATGTAATAGACTGGCCTCAATACATCTACAGGGAGGAACCCAACGCGTTACAGTTGTTGAGGAGGGATGTTGAATACGTGGTGAAGTTCTTCAATAAGGTATATGGGTTGAACATTGATCATATGACGATCTATAATAGAATAGTGTCAGCTGGTTAA
- a CDS encoding DUF2153 domain-containing protein, with translation MDGFFSNLESWVKRQNMVKEMFEKAEQNYKELDRLALITLSRLAFQHMGKTIEAFDQWLKDPMITSHMPREMLIELWSKLRIILYELIELDIEHTSKFSEHLRKLAEENALNPLFAFEKEEKETRRGVSPTI, from the coding sequence ATGGATGGGTTTTTCAGCAACTTAGAGTCATGGGTGAAAAGGCAGAACATGGTAAAAGAGATGTTTGAGAAGGCTGAGCAGAATTATAAGGAGCTTGATAGACTGGCGTTGATCACTCTTTCCAGGCTAGCTTTCCAACACATGGGGAAGACTATTGAGGCATTCGACCAGTGGTTAAAAGATCCCATGATAACCAGCCATATGCCTAGGGAGATGCTGATTGAACTATGGTCTAAGCTAAGGATTATACTCTACGAGTTAATAGAGCTAGATATCGAGCACACCAGCAAGTTCAGTGAGCATCTAAGAAAACTAGCGGAGGAAAACGCGCTGAATCCATTATTTGCATTCGAGAAAGAGGAAAAAGAAACTAGGAGAGGCGTTTCTCCAACCATATAA
- a CDS encoding DUF460 domain-containing protein, protein MGSGINRCFKLSNYLGDTIVITVIGVDIQPGSSPNSRRQPLYSAVVLRNGEIIASFEDVELYRLLRLVLEYHVDIIAVDNIYELAPSENELRRIFELLPGNVKVVQVTGPPNDARDVNSVARELGIDTVIETPLKTAYINALAAYRGIGYEVRLFAEKTRIVVTKGRSVTQGGMSRDRFLRCIRASIAQATKEIKSILNENKLDYDMVIKRSKGGLEKSVFIVYAPRESLYGLIKPLKYKNVKIIIKPYASRKSIEPVSDQARKPVIVGVDPGMSIGVSVLTLDGEPVLITSMKSPDRDEIVNLISRIGKPVVVATDVSKPPETVVKLASMLNAVLYVPEQDITIDEKNRIAREYSEKYVVNIPDSHTRDALAAAVKAYNNYKATIEEVKSKLANMKKVDRYQLIAEIIRGKPFSEVLEEHFKRSIPKIPPVVEEKMKPTTTPVCEKLSEKVNTLEALVRKLLDEIERKDLYIKDLELELKLTRSRKPGIEDYERKINALQNELEALRRKIEDKDNVIRELYEKLLQLEEHVVKLGRGDLVMIPKVSTVRREGGLVNRGVYMERVLEISSELKNILTSGRGFIVSPAVAVDPLKERIPVVKPEIIYDLGDYVIVEKEVIEKANELWRKIDELIELERHERILRMIEEYQRSRKNS, encoded by the coding sequence GTGGGATCGGGTATAAATAGATGTTTTAAGCTAAGTAACTACCTAGGTGATACCATAGTCATCACAGTAATCGGCGTGGATATACAACCTGGTTCATCACCGAATAGTAGAAGGCAACCCCTCTATTCAGCCGTGGTGCTAAGGAATGGAGAGATCATTGCATCCTTCGAGGACGTCGAGTTATATAGATTGCTTAGACTAGTATTGGAGTATCATGTTGATATTATAGCTGTTGACAACATATATGAATTAGCCCCCTCTGAGAATGAGTTGAGAAGGATATTTGAGTTGCTCCCTGGAAACGTTAAAGTGGTCCAGGTGACAGGACCGCCAAATGATGCAAGAGATGTAAATAGTGTGGCAAGGGAGCTAGGGATAGATACGGTGATTGAGACACCGTTGAAGACAGCCTATATAAATGCATTGGCAGCCTATAGGGGTATAGGTTATGAGGTCAGGTTATTTGCTGAGAAAACTAGGATAGTTGTTACGAAGGGGAGAAGTGTAACACAGGGTGGTATGAGCCGGGATAGATTCCTGAGGTGTATAAGGGCCAGTATCGCTCAAGCAACAAAGGAGATAAAGAGTATCCTGAATGAGAACAAGCTCGACTATGATATGGTGATAAAGAGAAGCAAGGGAGGCCTTGAGAAAAGCGTGTTCATAGTTTATGCTCCAAGGGAAAGCCTATACGGTTTAATAAAGCCTTTAAAGTACAAGAATGTTAAGATAATTATTAAGCCGTATGCGAGCAGGAAGTCGATAGAGCCAGTAAGCGATCAAGCCAGGAAACCTGTGATAGTTGGCGTGGATCCAGGGATGAGTATAGGTGTCTCAGTTCTTACGCTAGATGGAGAACCAGTACTCATAACCAGTATGAAGAGCCCTGATAGGGATGAAATAGTCAACTTGATAAGCAGGATTGGCAAACCTGTAGTGGTTGCGACGGATGTTTCAAAACCGCCTGAAACAGTTGTGAAGCTTGCATCAATGCTTAACGCGGTGCTTTACGTTCCCGAGCAAGATATAACTATCGATGAGAAAAACAGGATAGCTAGGGAATACTCGGAGAAATACGTGGTCAACATACCTGACTCACATACTAGGGATGCCTTGGCAGCTGCTGTAAAGGCGTATAATAATTATAAAGCCACTATTGAAGAAGTGAAATCGAAGCTCGCTAACATGAAAAAAGTAGATAGGTACCAGCTTATAGCCGAGATAATCAGGGGTAAACCCTTCTCAGAGGTTCTCGAGGAACACTTTAAAAGAAGTATTCCCAAGATCCCCCCAGTAGTAGAGGAGAAAATGAAACCAACCACTACACCTGTATGCGAGAAGCTAAGTGAGAAAGTGAACACGTTGGAGGCACTAGTCCGGAAACTACTCGATGAAATAGAGAGAAAAGACCTGTATATAAAAGATCTAGAATTAGAGTTGAAACTCACGCGCTCTAGGAAGCCAGGGATAGAGGATTACGAGAGAAAGATAAATGCTTTACAAAACGAATTGGAAGCCTTAAGGAGGAAAATAGAGGACAAGGACAATGTTATTAGGGAACTATATGAAAAGCTGTTGCAACTGGAGGAACATGTAGTTAAGCTGGGTCGCGGAGACCTGGTAATGATACCAAAAGTGAGTACCGTGCGGAGAGAGGGGGGACTAGTTAATCGCGGTGTTTACATGGAGAGGGTATTAGAGATATCAAGCGAGTTGAAGAACATCTTAACCAGTGGAAGGGGCTTCATTGTTTCACCCGCGGTGGCAGTCGATCCGTTAAAGGAGAGGATCCCGGTGGTGAAACCGGAGATCATATATGACTTAGGTGACTACGTTATAGTTGAAAAAGAGGTCATTGAGAAGGCTAACGAGCTCTGGCGTAAAATAGATGAGTTAATCGAGTTGGAGAGACATGAGAGAATATTGAGAATGATAGAAGAGTATCAGAGGTCTAGGAAAAACAGCTAG
- a CDS encoding methionine adenosyltransferase: MLKPVRGIIVGGSRNIEIELLRMTSVSRMKVELVERKGVGHPDYIADSASEAASRALSKYYLKEFGTILHHNLDKTLLVGGQSNPRFGGGTLLEPIYIVVAGRATTEVRVEDGIVKVPFGKIIIDAVKDWIKRNMRYLDPERHVIVDYMVRKGSTDLVTVFDAGRSSVPLANDTSIGVGYAPLSTLEKLVLQSERLLNSPEFKSRVPAVGEDVKVMGLRRNKDIVLTIAAAIVDSEVRDKYEYLKVKEDIVNVVSDLAGRIAPDYNIKIHVNTADIPEKNSFYLTVTGTSAEHGDDGATGRGNRANGLIPPMRPISLEATAGKNPVNHVGKIYNVVARRIAERVYEVYNGIFSDVYVELLSQIGKPIDQPLVASVKLIPSDLSMNDIPSHIMSEIRGIADEELTNIKRVTEMVLNDQVTLY; this comes from the coding sequence ATGTTAAAGCCAGTAAGGGGGATAATTGTGGGAGGAAGCAGAAATATAGAAATAGAACTTTTAAGAATGACTAGTGTAAGCAGGATGAAGGTTGAACTAGTCGAGAGAAAAGGAGTAGGACACCCGGACTATATAGCTGACTCGGCAAGCGAGGCTGCTTCAAGAGCTCTTTCAAAGTACTATTTAAAAGAGTTTGGCACAATATTGCATCACAACCTCGATAAAACACTACTTGTCGGAGGACAGTCGAACCCCAGATTCGGCGGCGGCACACTCTTGGAGCCTATATACATAGTAGTTGCAGGCAGGGCTACTACAGAGGTAAGAGTTGAGGATGGCATAGTTAAAGTACCCTTCGGTAAAATAATTATAGATGCCGTTAAAGACTGGATTAAGAGGAACATGAGATACCTGGATCCGGAGAGACACGTAATAGTGGACTATATGGTTAGAAAGGGTAGTACAGACCTCGTAACAGTATTTGATGCAGGGAGATCGTCCGTACCCCTTGCAAACGATACAAGTATCGGTGTAGGCTACGCCCCGCTTTCCACACTGGAAAAACTAGTACTACAGAGTGAGCGATTATTGAACAGTCCAGAGTTTAAATCCAGGGTACCAGCTGTAGGCGAAGACGTGAAAGTAATGGGTCTGAGAAGGAATAAGGATATAGTGTTAACAATAGCGGCTGCAATAGTCGACAGCGAGGTAAGAGATAAATATGAATATCTGAAGGTTAAAGAAGACATAGTAAACGTTGTCTCAGACCTGGCTGGTAGAATAGCTCCAGATTATAATATTAAAATACATGTAAACACGGCTGATATACCGGAGAAGAATAGCTTCTACCTAACAGTCACAGGCACCTCTGCCGAGCATGGAGACGATGGCGCAACCGGACGGGGCAATCGTGCCAATGGATTAATCCCCCCTATGAGGCCTATAAGCCTTGAGGCGACTGCTGGGAAGAACCCTGTAAACCACGTGGGCAAGATATACAATGTGGTTGCTAGAAGGATAGCTGAGAGAGTCTATGAAGTATACAACGGCATATTCTCTGATGTATACGTGGAGCTATTGAGCCAGATCGGTAAGCCGATAGATCAACCGCTTGTCGCAAGCGTGAAATTGATTCCAAGTGATCTATCGATGAACGATATCCCCTCACACATCATGAGCGAGATCCGTGGTATAGCAGATGAAGAACTCACTAATATAAAGAGGGTCACCGAGATGGTTCTAAACGATCAAGTAACACTGTACTAA
- a CDS encoding RuvB-like helicase: MSGIRVEAPVRRRISAHSHITGLGLDEKGRAKIIGDGLVGQTEAREAAGIVVKMIREGRIAGRGILLVGPPGTGKTAIAVAIARELGEETPFVIMSGSEIYSTEKKKTEVLMEALRKSLGIKLREVRKVYEGVVKELKIRRARHPMVPYLTVPVEARVVLATKDEELTLTVPEEVTQQLLEMGIRKGDVIWIDAETGRVHRVGRTREVEGARTYDVETKRIVEIPKGPVRKEKEIVNVLTLYDLDMIYAAQRSVISFFGLTFEREIPSEVRRQVDETVKKWIDEKKAELLPGVLFIDDAHMLDIESFSFLTRAMESEFAPILILATNRGIARIRGTDIESPHGIPLDLLDRLLIIPTRPYTPDEIREIIKIRASEEEIALSNEALEKLVEIGGKTSLRYAVQLLEPARIIAEERGSSRIEVEDVERARKLFIDVSISTEYLKQYERLFMK, encoded by the coding sequence ATGAGTGGAATACGTGTTGAAGCACCTGTTCGTAGGAGGATAAGTGCGCACAGCCATATCACCGGGTTAGGTTTGGATGAAAAAGGTAGGGCTAAAATAATCGGTGATGGTTTAGTAGGGCAGACGGAGGCTAGGGAGGCTGCCGGCATAGTTGTCAAGATGATTAGGGAGGGGAGAATAGCTGGAAGAGGGATACTGTTGGTGGGACCACCCGGCACAGGTAAGACAGCCATAGCTGTGGCAATAGCCAGGGAGCTCGGTGAGGAAACACCATTTGTCATAATGAGTGGTAGCGAGATATATAGTACGGAAAAGAAAAAGACCGAAGTACTCATGGAGGCCTTAAGGAAGTCGCTTGGAATAAAGCTCAGGGAGGTTAGAAAAGTCTATGAAGGCGTTGTAAAGGAGTTGAAGATACGTAGAGCGAGACACCCCATGGTGCCCTATCTAACAGTCCCAGTAGAGGCAAGGGTGGTTCTAGCCACGAAGGATGAAGAGTTGACTTTGACAGTGCCTGAGGAAGTAACCCAGCAGCTCCTCGAGATGGGTATACGTAAAGGCGACGTGATATGGATTGATGCTGAAACAGGTAGGGTCCACAGGGTTGGACGCACCAGGGAGGTGGAGGGTGCTAGAACATATGATGTTGAGACTAAGAGGATCGTTGAAATACCCAAGGGGCCTGTGAGGAAGGAAAAGGAAATAGTAAACGTGTTAACCCTGTATGATCTTGACATGATATACGCTGCACAGAGAAGCGTGATCAGCTTCTTCGGGTTAACCTTTGAAAGAGAGATACCTTCAGAAGTAAGGCGTCAAGTAGATGAAACAGTGAAGAAGTGGATCGATGAGAAAAAAGCTGAATTACTCCCCGGTGTACTCTTCATAGATGACGCACATATGCTAGATATAGAATCATTCAGCTTCCTGACAAGAGCTATGGAGAGCGAGTTCGCCCCGATACTTATCCTGGCAACCAATAGAGGCATTGCAAGGATACGGGGTACGGACATAGAGTCGCCTCATGGCATACCATTGGACTTACTGGATAGATTACTAATAATACCTACACGGCCTTACACACCTGATGAGATCAGGGAGATCATCAAGATACGTGCCAGCGAGGAAGAGATAGCTTTATCTAATGAGGCTCTAGAGAAACTTGTCGAAATAGGTGGTAAGACAAGTCTAAGATACGCTGTGCAACTACTTGAGCCAGCTAGAATAATTGCGGAGGAAAGGGGATCAAGCAGGATAGAGGTCGAAGATGTGGAGAGAGCTAGAAAGCTCTTTATAGATGTATCCATAAGTACCGAGTATCTAAAACAATATGAGAGACTCTTCATGAAGTAA
- a CDS encoding aminotransferase class V-fold PLP-dependent enzyme — MYIGDINKAREWLEKAFSKTPNHLDGSILGSMTTMPHELGVEAFLRFIHINGNDHMVFPIVKEAEEIIVKGIGGLFDVEHGMYTSGGTESNIMALYVGRRVNKGKENTVVVPSSIHRSIDKACLLMGCKLVKIPVDPLKPVDPAILEEYIRLYKPFAVVVTAGTTEAGVIDPVKEAGELAEKYGVYLHVDAAYGGLLIPFLYRRGYITVDLRMFPGVSSLSVDMHKNGCAPIPSGLLFFSNRGFLEQACFDMEYMPLGKSCGLLGTRPGGAVVASAAVFMAMGIKGYEENAVKMMENSYYLYNGLKNIPELVVFKPILPINVFRSLRYSYIELFKVLAEKGVYVYKSPSLHALRVVVMPHVSRQHLDKFINILKLIHGSG; from the coding sequence ATGTATATTGGTGATATTAATAAGGCTAGAGAATGGTTGGAGAAAGCTTTTTCTAAGACCCCCAACCACTTGGATGGATCGATACTTGGTTCAATGACGACTATGCCGCATGAATTAGGTGTTGAGGCTTTTCTCAGATTTATTCATATAAATGGTAATGATCACATGGTCTTCCCTATTGTTAAAGAAGCTGAAGAGATCATTGTTAAAGGAATCGGAGGGTTATTTGATGTTGAGCACGGTATGTATACCTCGGGTGGCACAGAATCAAATATCATGGCGCTATATGTTGGTAGAAGAGTGAACAAGGGCAAGGAGAATACAGTGGTTGTGCCGTCAAGCATCCATAGATCCATAGATAAGGCATGCCTTTTAATGGGTTGTAAACTGGTAAAGATACCAGTTGATCCATTGAAACCGGTTGACCCAGCAATCTTGGAGGAGTATATCAGATTATATAAGCCTTTCGCGGTAGTCGTAACAGCTGGCACTACGGAGGCAGGTGTCATTGACCCGGTTAAAGAAGCCGGGGAGTTAGCTGAAAAATATGGTGTCTACCTACACGTCGACGCTGCTTATGGTGGCCTCCTAATACCATTCCTATATAGGAGGGGGTATATTACCGTGGATTTACGGATGTTCCCAGGAGTATCAAGCCTAAGCGTCGACATGCATAAGAATGGATGTGCGCCGATACCCTCAGGCCTTCTCTTCTTCTCCAATCGTGGTTTCCTTGAGCAGGCCTGCTTTGATATGGAGTATATGCCGCTTGGTAAATCATGCGGGCTCCTTGGCACGAGGCCTGGTGGAGCTGTTGTTGCTTCAGCAGCCGTCTTCATGGCAATGGGTATCAAGGGTTATGAGGAGAACGCAGTTAAAATGATGGAGAACTCTTATTACCTGTATAATGGCTTGAAAAATATCCCTGAGCTAGTAGTATTCAAGCCGATCCTACCCATAAATGTGTTTAGGTCCCTGAGATACAGCTATATTGAGCTGTTCAAGGTTTTAGCTGAGAAAGGGGTATACGTGTACAAGTCGCCATCTCTACATGCTTTACGAGTGGTCGTAATGCCGCATGTGAGCCGGCAACACCTTGATAAGTTTATTAATATACTTAAATTAATCCATGGAAGTGGTTAA
- the rnhB gene encoding ribonuclease HII, whose translation MGKPETIEIGVDEAGRGPFIGDMVIAGVIGLSSAFESLVSIGLRDSKLLEPLKRLMILNNMLSLDIDIVATYVSPIHIDRSNMNMLEYTVICSILKYLSYSHILRQRQGTGVRIYIDEVKGYNDKIGECARGLYRGNVEIFIESRADAKYPAVSAASVVAKILRDSNIKALQVIAGETGSGYPSDPVSRRWLANMYRDDGEPPVYIRKSWGIVKDLAPSWYVSKQVKHGKKEGSLLDYIRRGVTYGNQPTSGSKG comes from the coding sequence GTGGGTAAGCCTGAGACTATAGAAATAGGTGTTGATGAAGCCGGAAGAGGACCATTTATAGGGGACATGGTGATAGCTGGTGTAATTGGTTTAAGTAGCGCGTTTGAATCGCTGGTTTCTATAGGATTAAGGGATAGCAAGCTCCTCGAACCCTTGAAGAGACTTATGATATTAAATAACATGCTCTCACTGGACATAGATATTGTTGCAACCTATGTAAGCCCTATCCACATAGACAGAAGTAACATGAATATGCTTGAATACACCGTGATATGTAGTATCCTCAAGTATCTATCCTACAGCCATATCCTAAGACAACGCCAGGGTACCGGGGTAAGGATATATATTGATGAAGTGAAGGGCTACAATGATAAAATAGGGGAGTGTGCTAGAGGACTGTACAGGGGTAATGTAGAAATATTCATTGAATCCAGGGCAGATGCGAAATACCCGGCTGTTTCTGCTGCAAGCGTAGTAGCGAAAATACTCAGGGACAGTAATATTAAGGCACTACAAGTAATAGCGGGTGAAACGGGCTCCGGATACCCTAGCGATCCAGTCTCTAGGAGATGGCTTGCTAATATGTATAGAGATGATGGTGAACCCCCTGTATACATCAGGAAAAGTTGGGGCATAGTGAAGGATCTAGCCCCCAGCTGGTACGTTAGTAAACAAGTGAAGCATGGTAAAAAGGAGGGATCCTTACTAGACTATATTAGAAGGGGAGTAACCTATGGTAACCAACCTACCAGCGGAAGCAAAGGCTAA
- a CDS encoding OBG GTPase family GTP-binding protein — MVTNLPAEAKAKWLKVMEAKTPEEKMKALEDFLSSVPKHKGTEKLRLWATRRLAELREEIEEKKKRKTGRGVSFFIEKEGDVQVVVVGPPNTGKSMLVNRLTGARTIIADYPYSTTYPVPGMLKYRDIYIQLIDTPPLSRDSVFTNRVIGLARNADGLLIILDATMDPGAEFNEVKEILREYGIILSKPAGRVVIEVSRSGKHGLRFTLMGRLLNATLDDVRKLLEEYRIYNAHVKIYGEVTLDDVEQALFENTAYKPAIVYINKADLAKDIDTVIKAFTSSCNLPILYGSAMTGLGLDKIGEALFNQLELIRVYTKSPNTPPSEKPLVLRKGATIRDVAESIHRDFVKNFLYAKIWGKSVKYPGEKVGLEHIVEDGDIVEIHIRG, encoded by the coding sequence ATGGTAACCAACCTACCAGCGGAAGCAAAGGCTAAATGGCTAAAGGTAATGGAGGCTAAAACACCAGAGGAAAAGATGAAGGCACTAGAGGACTTCTTATCCAGTGTACCCAAGCATAAGGGCACAGAGAAACTAAGACTTTGGGCGACTAGAAGACTGGCTGAACTCAGGGAAGAGATTGAGGAGAAAAAGAAAAGAAAGACCGGTAGAGGCGTCTCCTTCTTCATCGAGAAGGAGGGGGATGTCCAAGTAGTTGTTGTGGGTCCCCCTAACACTGGTAAAAGCATGCTGGTTAATAGGTTAACCGGGGCTAGAACCATTATTGCTGACTACCCTTACTCCACTACGTATCCGGTACCAGGTATGCTTAAATATAGGGATATATACATACAATTAATTGACACCCCTCCATTAAGCAGGGACAGTGTTTTCACGAATAGGGTTATCGGCCTCGCTAGAAACGCTGATGGCCTTCTAATAATTCTGGATGCAACAATGGATCCCGGGGCTGAATTCAACGAGGTTAAGGAAATACTTAGGGAGTACGGTATAATACTTTCAAAGCCAGCCGGTAGAGTAGTTATCGAGGTATCCAGGAGTGGAAAACATGGGTTAAGGTTTACGTTGATGGGGAGATTACTCAATGCAACACTTGATGATGTACGCAAGCTACTCGAGGAGTACAGGATATATAATGCACATGTAAAGATATATGGAGAAGTCACATTAGATGATGTGGAGCAGGCATTATTCGAGAATACAGCCTATAAGCCCGCTATAGTATATATTAATAAAGCCGACCTGGCGAAAGACATCGATACCGTTATAAAGGCTTTCACGAGTTCATGTAATCTACCTATATTATACGGTTCCGCTATGACCGGGCTAGGCCTCGACAAAATAGGTGAAGCATTATTCAACCAGCTTGAACTAATCCGGGTATACACTAAGTCGCCTAATACACCTCCATCCGAGAAGCCGCTGGTACTTCGAAAAGGCGCTACTATACGCGATGTCGCTGAAAGCATACATAGGGACTTCGTGAAGAACTTTCTCTACGCAAAGATATGGGGTAAATCTGTCAAATACCCTGGTGAAAAAGTAGGTCTTGAACACATCGTTGAGGACGGGGATATCGTGGAAATACATATCCGCGGCTAA